One genomic segment of Ictalurus punctatus breed USDA103 chromosome 12, Coco_2.0, whole genome shotgun sequence includes these proteins:
- the fmc1 gene encoding protein FMC1 homolog (The RefSeq protein has 1 substitution compared to this genomic sequence) has translation MAALSSPLRICRSILKELRYLKGPEYKGTMMYSYVLEQFRKNQVTSERYCRAQREAVHMSHTYQCLLESTRHHLELHNHYHGKGERSTQEAASLVGLRLPAQPGGKGWED, from the exons ATGGCTGCCCTCAGCTCTCCACTCCGGATATGTCGGAGCATTTTAAAAGAGCTCAGATATCTAAAAGGCCCCGAGTATAAAGGCACAATGATGTACAGTTATGTACTGGAACAATTCCGGAAAAACCAG GTGACCAGTGAGCGTTACTGCCGTGCTCAGAGGGAGGCGGTCCAcatgtctcacacataccagtGTTTGTTGGAGTCAACACGGCATCATCTAGAGCTGCATAATCATTACCACGGGAAAGGAGAGCGCTCTACACAGGAAGCGGCCAGTCTTGTAGGATTGCGCTTACCCACACAGCCTGGTGGTAAGGGCTGGGAGGACTGA